In one Dermatophilaceae bacterium Sec6.4 genomic region, the following are encoded:
- a CDS encoding proton-conducting transporter membrane subunit, with translation MLEMVGAPATGQGGFVDALLIGAPVAAPALAAVVALARRTPSRATGWMSVAAAFVILGSGVFAAVLTVDGYALRAGSLLRVDALSAVMLIVIGSVSVIATWANVDFVGNELASGKASSADLRRYTTLVPTFLAAMVLAVLANNLGLLWAAVEATTIVTAFLVGHRRSRGSVEATWKYVIICSVGIALAYLGTILVYYAAQQTTIPAGAALEWDQLVAHSTELDPGVMRIAFALLLIGYGAKAGMIPLHSWLPDAHSQAPAPVSALMSGVLLPVAVYALIRYRVIAVHSLDPSFVRALLLVVALASLVLATSLIIAQGNYKRLLAYSSIEHMSLIVIGLAIGTPLAIAASLLHIMGHGLGKAVLFCSAGQVLLLEGTSKIAGVRGILARRPVLAAVFGVGFLALLGLPPFSLFVSELGLARAASADGLTWVIALALMMVVIVFVAITTQLAPMILGSGSGSSAAGRDTGSTTPLVVGLVALATLGIVAWPVDQLLHAASLIAGTP, from the coding sequence ATGCTCGAGATGGTCGGGGCTCCCGCCACCGGACAGGGCGGTTTTGTGGACGCCCTGCTCATCGGGGCTCCCGTGGCTGCCCCCGCACTCGCCGCCGTGGTGGCCCTCGCTCGCCGTACGCCGAGCCGCGCGACCGGCTGGATGAGCGTCGCTGCCGCATTCGTCATCCTGGGCAGTGGCGTGTTCGCTGCGGTGCTCACCGTCGACGGGTACGCCCTGAGAGCCGGTTCCCTGCTGCGCGTGGACGCCCTCTCCGCCGTGATGCTGATCGTGATCGGATCGGTGAGCGTGATCGCAACCTGGGCCAACGTCGACTTCGTGGGCAACGAACTGGCCTCCGGGAAGGCATCGAGCGCCGACCTTCGTCGCTACACCACTCTCGTGCCGACGTTCCTGGCGGCGATGGTCCTGGCGGTGTTGGCCAACAACCTCGGACTTCTGTGGGCTGCGGTCGAGGCGACCACCATCGTCACCGCGTTCCTCGTCGGCCACCGACGCAGCCGCGGCTCGGTCGAGGCGACCTGGAAGTACGTGATCATCTGCTCGGTCGGGATCGCACTGGCCTACCTCGGCACCATCCTCGTCTACTACGCGGCACAGCAGACCACCATTCCTGCCGGTGCCGCGCTGGAGTGGGATCAGCTGGTCGCCCACTCGACCGAGCTCGACCCAGGCGTGATGCGGATCGCGTTCGCGCTGCTGTTGATCGGGTACGGCGCGAAAGCAGGCATGATCCCGCTGCACAGCTGGCTACCGGATGCGCACAGCCAGGCCCCGGCCCCGGTCTCCGCACTGATGTCCGGCGTCCTGTTGCCGGTGGCGGTCTACGCCCTGATCCGCTACCGGGTGATCGCCGTGCACAGCTTGGACCCGTCGTTCGTGCGGGCGCTCCTGCTGGTGGTGGCGCTGGCGTCGCTGGTCCTGGCGACCTCGCTGATCATCGCCCAAGGCAACTACAAGCGGCTGCTCGCCTATTCGAGCATCGAACACATGAGCCTGATCGTGATCGGTCTGGCGATCGGCACGCCATTGGCGATCGCTGCGAGCCTGCTGCATATCATGGGACACGGGCTCGGCAAGGCTGTGCTTTTCTGCAGCGCCGGTCAGGTGCTACTTCTCGAGGGGACCTCCAAGATCGCCGGCGTCCGTGGGATCCTCGCGCGACGCCCGGTGCTCGCTGCTGTGTTCGGCGTAGGTTTCCTGGCACTGCTCGGTCTGCCGCCGTTCAGCCTCTTCGTCAGTGAGCTCGGTCTGGCGCGCGCCGCGTCCGCCGATGGCCTCACCTGGGTGATTGCCCTGGCCCTGATGATGGTGGTGATCGTCTTCGTAGCCATCACCACCCAGTTGGCTCCGATGATCCTGGGGTCGGGCAGTGGCTCGAGCGCTGCTGGGCGCGATACCGGCTCCACCACCCCGTTGGTCGTGGGCCTGGTGGCGCTGGCCACATTGGGCATCGTTGCCTGGCCGGTGGACCAGCTCCTGCATGCTGCCAGTCTGATCGCGGGCACACCGTGA
- a CDS encoding NADH-quinone oxidoreductase subunit C, which produces MTVESLSVRAQELLDDGFRLALIAAHEDEDRFRIVYVFIAPGPDRRVELVLPTDREAPSIPSLAGLSFPAGRFEREMRDLYGITPIGHPLPRRLVRHQHWPQGWYPMRSDAGPPPPFGSTEEPFPFLTVQGPGVFEIPVGPIHAGLIEPGHFRLSVVGETVLKLKARLWFVHRGIEKLAEGRDLPDVVPLMERVSGDTAVGHALAYCLAVEEAMGWPVPAQAQVTRAALLELERLYNHVTDIGALCNDAGQGLLNTHAQRVRERLLRLNAVVTGHRLLRGAVFPGGVHIRDWPDARELLEIAADVAEIVDLALTHSGVHDRFAGTAVLTAAQVRDIGAVGYAARASGVDLDARRDHPFTEATSALTVVTETGGDVLARFMVRAREVQASMAVLLPLIDDVSAGEVACDKPVRQLRGASGLGLVEGWRGTIAHRVEIGPDHRLSRLKIVDPSFLNWPAVPLAMVDTIVPDFPLTNKSFNLSYAGNDL; this is translated from the coding sequence GTGACCGTGGAGAGCCTGAGCGTCCGGGCACAGGAGTTACTTGACGACGGTTTCCGCCTGGCTCTGATCGCCGCCCACGAGGACGAGGACCGTTTCCGCATCGTCTACGTCTTCATCGCGCCCGGACCCGACCGCCGCGTCGAGCTCGTGCTGCCCACCGACCGCGAAGCACCCTCGATTCCCAGCCTGGCGGGGCTATCGTTCCCGGCGGGACGTTTCGAGCGGGAAATGCGGGACCTCTACGGCATTACGCCGATCGGTCATCCCCTGCCACGGCGCCTGGTGCGACACCAGCACTGGCCGCAGGGCTGGTACCCGATGCGCAGTGACGCCGGCCCGCCCCCACCATTCGGCTCGACGGAGGAGCCGTTCCCCTTCCTCACAGTGCAGGGCCCAGGTGTCTTCGAGATCCCCGTCGGACCCATCCACGCCGGCCTCATCGAACCTGGCCACTTCCGACTCTCGGTCGTGGGGGAGACCGTCCTCAAGCTCAAGGCCCGCCTGTGGTTCGTGCACCGAGGCATCGAAAAACTCGCTGAGGGACGTGACCTGCCAGACGTGGTGCCGCTGATGGAACGGGTATCGGGCGACACGGCTGTCGGGCACGCGTTGGCGTACTGCCTCGCCGTTGAAGAGGCCATGGGCTGGCCGGTGCCGGCCCAGGCCCAGGTGACGCGCGCAGCGCTGTTGGAGCTGGAGCGGCTCTACAACCACGTCACGGATATCGGTGCCTTGTGCAATGACGCTGGTCAAGGGTTGTTGAACACCCATGCCCAGCGGGTCCGGGAGCGGCTGCTGCGGCTGAATGCCGTCGTCACCGGCCACCGGCTGCTGAGGGGCGCGGTCTTCCCCGGAGGGGTGCATATCCGGGACTGGCCGGATGCGCGCGAATTACTCGAGATCGCCGCCGATGTCGCCGAGATCGTCGATCTCGCGTTGACCCACAGCGGCGTCCACGACCGCTTCGCCGGCACTGCGGTCCTCACCGCCGCACAGGTCAGGGACATCGGTGCGGTTGGTTACGCCGCCCGCGCGAGCGGCGTCGATCTCGATGCCCGCCGTGATCACCCTTTTACCGAGGCGACATCCGCGTTGACGGTGGTCACTGAAACGGGCGGGGACGTGCTGGCCCGGTTTATGGTGCGAGCCAGGGAGGTCCAGGCATCAATGGCCGTGCTGTTGCCGCTGATCGACGACGTCAGTGCCGGGGAGGTCGCGTGCGACAAACCCGTGCGGCAGCTTCGAGGAGCGTCCGGGTTGGGTCTGGTCGAGGGGTGGCGCGGCACCATCGCCCACCGCGTCGAGATCGGTCCGGACCATCGTCTGAGCCGGCTCAAGATTGTGGACCCGTCGTTCCTCAACTGGCCGGCGGTGCCCCTCGCGATGGTGGATACCATCGTCCCTGACTTCCCCCTGACCAACAAGAGTTTCAACCTCTCCTACGCAGGCAACGATCTATGA